The Legionella spiritensis DNA segment CTGTGGTTACCGCATTGGTCATGTATGCGCTTCGTCAGAATATCAGTCTTTTTTATACACCGACACAACTGGCAGCTGGTGAGGCGGCTGGTCAGTCCCTGATCCGCGTCGGCGGCATGGTGGTTAATGGCAGTATTGTTCGAAACTCCAATGATTTGTCCGTACGATTTCAATTAACCGATTTTAATAAAACCATTGAGGTTAGTTACCGTGGTATATTGCCTGATCTGTTCCGTGAAGGGCAGGGGATAGTCGCTTTGGGAACCGTCACTGATAACCGGCATTTTACCGCCAGGGAAGTACTTGCCAAACATGACGCTGAGTATATGCCGCCGGAGGTCAAAGACGCCCTGGCGAAATCGGTTAAATCCGGTCAAAAAGGAGGTTGAATGCTCGCTGAGCTTGGTTTATTCGCATTGATACTTGCTTTGGTGTTTTCCTGTCTGTTAATTTTTATTCCAACGCTTGGTTTGTGGCGTGCTAACAGGGCGTGGATTGCGGCAGCCCCATCGCTGGCGTGGGGGCAGTTTCTTTTCGTGGCTGCCGCCTATCTTTGCCTGACGGCTTCCTTTTTGCAAAACGATTTTACCGTGGTTTACGTTTTGACCAATTCTAGCAGGTCCTTACCCTGGTTTTACAAACTGTGCGCGGTATGGGGCGGGCATGAAGGTTCCATGCTGCTCTGGGTGGCGATATTAAGTTTATGGATGGCGGCGGTAAGCCTGTGCAGCAAGAACCTGGAGGAGGATATACGTGTCCGGGTACTTGTGATTCTTGGTTTACTGAGTGTCGGGTTTATTCTGTTTCTGTTAACGACATCGAATCCTTTTGCCCGCCAGTTTCAGCTTCTGCACACGGAGGGACGTGATTTAAACCCGTTGCTGCAGGATCCGGGGTTTTTATTTCATCCTCCCATGCTTTACATGGGGTATGTTGGTTTTTCAGTCGCTTTTGCCTTTGCCATCGCGGCTCTCTGGTTGGGGCGGCTGGAATCGTCGTGGGCCAAATGGACCAGACCCTGGACGCTGGCAGCCTGGTGCTGTTTAACGGCGGGAATTACTTTAGGAAGCTGGTGGGCTTATCGGGAACTGGGTTGGGGCGGCTGGTGGTTTTGGGATCCGGTTGAAAACGCTTCGTTTATGCCCTGGTTAACGGGCACGGCACTTATCCATTCTCTGGCCGTCAGTGAAAAACGCCAGCAATTTATGGCCTGGACCCTGTTATTGGCAATAGCCGCTTTTTCCCTAAGCCTGATTGGAACGTTTCTGGTTCGCTCCGGTGTGTTGACTTCCGTTCATGCTTTTGCTGTCGATCCGCAACGCGGTCTTTATATCCTCGGCTTCCTTTTATTCGTCATTGGCGGGTCACTGACCCTGTTTGCTTGCCGTTGCCAGACCTTGCAACGGCGTGAAAACCCGGCACCGGTTTCAAGAGAGAGCGCGTTGCTTCTTAATAATGTGTTTCTTGCCGTGGCCATGCTTACGGTATTGATGGGAACTATTTATCCTTTGCTGATTGACGGTTTGGGATTGGGAAAACTGTCGGTTGGGGCGCCTTATTTTAATACGGTTTTTGTGCCGTTGATGATCCCATTGTTTTTGTTGATGGGCTTTGGAATTCATCTGAAATGGCAAAAAGATGATTTTGGAACCGTAATGAAGCGGTTATCTGCTGTGTTGGCTGTCAGTGTGTTGTTACCGATGCTTTTGTTGTTTTTACTGGTCGGTACGATTCATTTTAATGTTCTGACAGGACTTATCGTCGCGTTCTGGATTATGTTGAGTACCGGTAAGCTTGTTGTCTCACGGAGCAGGCAGCGTGGAGGACTTCTGGCCCTGGGGCAGTCGTTCTGGGGAATGGTTCTTGCGCATTGCGGTGTTGCTGCCACGGTAATTGGTATTGCCGTATCAACCGGGTATGGCATTCAGGATGACGTCAGACTGGCTCCGGGCGGGAAAGCGGAACTTGCCGGTTATACGATTCATTTTATCGGTGAAACCGCTCTGGCGGGACCGAATTATCATGGAACTCGCGCTCATTTTACAATTAATCGGGGTCAGCGTGTACGGGATATATATCCGGAGAAGCGAATCTACAACGTCGGTCAGATGGCCATGACCGAATCCGCCATTGACGTCAATCCTTTTCGCGATATTTATATTGCGCTTGGTGAGCCAATTGGTGATACAGCCTGGTCAGTCCGCCTCTATTTTAAACCTTTCGTACGCTGGATTTGGGGAGGCGGGTTTCTGATTCTTGCCGGCGGCCTGATGGCGTTGTCTGATCGTCGTTATTATGTGAAACAGCGATCAGTCAGAGAACACCGCGATGTGGAGGGCACTTGATGAAATTATTGCGCTGGCGATTTATTCCCTTGGTATTGTTTGTTTTGATGGCGTTGTTTTTCTGGCGAGGACTTTCCCTTGATCCGAAAAAACTGCCGTCCAGTCGTATCGGACAAGCCTTGCCGGCATTTCAGTTGCCTGTTCTCGGTGAGCCTGATTCTTCATTCACATCGGAAGAGATGAAAGGGCAGGTGGCGCTATTGAATGTCTGGGCCAGCTGGTGTGCGGCCTGTGTTGACGAACAGGTTTTTCTCTTGCGTCTTGCCAGAGAAGGTGTGCCGATTTATGGTTTGAATTACAAAGACGACAGTCAGAATGCTCAGCGCTGGTTGACGGAATGGGGCAATCCCTATCGCGCCATTGCCGAGGATAAATCAGGGCGTGTCGCCATTGATTTGGGCGTATATGGTGCTCCGGAGACTTTTCTTGTCGATAAAATGGGGATCATTCGATATCGGCATGCGGGTGTTCTGGATGAAACAACCTGGCAAAAGGATGTTTTGCCGCTGGTGAAACAATTAAAGGATGAATCATGAAGAAGGGATTTGCCTGTGCCGTCTTGCTCATAGTGTTATTATTCAGCCTCCCTTTGCAGGCCGACAGCCTGTATCCGTTTGACAATAAAAAACAGGAAGTTCAATTTAATCAGTTGTTAAAAGAGTTGCGCTGTCTGGTTTGTCAGAATCAGGATTTGGCTGATTCCAACGCTGATCTGGCCAGGGATTTGAAAGGACAGGTTTACACGCTGATTAAAGAAGGAAAAAGCGATAGCGAAATCAGTCATTATTTAACCGCTCGTTATGGTGATTTTATTTTGTTTAAACCGCCGGTAAAAACGATCACGATGCTGTTGTGGTTTGGTCCATTGCTTTTTCTGTTGTCAGGATTGATGATTTTCTGGCGCACCTGTTTAAGGCGAGTTTCCAATGAATGAAAAATGGTTCCTGTTTTGTTTCGCGGGCATGCTTGTTCTGGCATGGGTTGTTATCTACCTGGCACTAAGACGTTCCGGCAAACTACCGTTCGTTTTGATCCCGCTAATAAGTGCTCTGGCTGTTTTGGGATATCTGCAATGGGGAGCATGGTTTTCATGGCGTGAATTTACCCGTGCGGAAGCCCGGCAACAACAAGTCAAAGCGTTATTGAGCAGCATCAAAAGCCCGGATGAATTAATACAAAAATTACGCCGGCATCTCGATGACAATCCGGACAGCGCAAGGGGCTGGTATTTGTTGGGAAGGCTTTATGCCAGCCGGAATGAATGGCAGCAGGCGCATGATGCTTATAAAAAAGCGCTGCAATTAAAGCCGGATGATGAATTAACCACTATAAACTATGTCCAGACCCTGTGGCAAATGAATCATCGGCGACTTGATGAAGAGGGCAGAACACTGATTGAGAGGGTGTTGCGAAAAAATCCCGACCAACCTGACGCGTTGACTTTTCTGGCGATGAACGCCTATCTTGGAGGACATTTTCAGGAAGCTATCGATTACTGGCAAAAACTGTTGAGCATGGTACCTGAGCAATCCGAGGTTGCGTTGGGATTACGAAAGGCGATTGCCAAAGCGCAACAACAATTATAAAGTAGAAGGCCGTTTTTTATTATTTCAGGGAAAGAACATGACAAATCGAACCTATCAGGTTGTAGAGTTGGTTGGTACGTCCGAAGAAGGAATAGAGGAAGCCATCAATAACGCCATTGCCCAGGCGGCAAGAACGCACGGTAAACTGGACTGGTACGAAGTGGTGGGAACACGCGGGTTTATCGAAGGCAATAAAACCAAATATTATCAGGTACAGGTTAAAATCGGCTGTCACGCGCACTGATATTTTTTGATCATTGATAGTCATCTCCGCGCAGGCGGAGATCTATTTTAACGTGAATGGATTCCCGATTTCTCGGGAATGACAGAACTTACCACTGTAGTACTAATTAATTTGTTTATCTATCTGCCCACTTCCAGGATCGTTGGCTGGCCTCAATTGACATCTTGAATGAAGATGAAACAGTATGTGCTGAAATTGCCATGAATAAATTTGTGTTTTAAAAAAACTTGACTATAACGTTGCGTTATACCTTAGCTTTGAAAACGAGGAGGTAGAAACGATGAAACAATGGTATGCAAAAGAATTGGCAAAACTTGCTCAAGTGTCGGTGCGCACGCTGCATCATTATGACAAAATTGGCTTGCTCAAACCCGGTTTGCGCCAAAGTAACAATTATCGTTTGTACTCCGAGGCGGATTTATTAAAGCTGCAACAGATTATTGCGCTGAAATTTTTTGGTTTTGAGCTGTCTCAGATCAAACAATTGCTTGCCAGGGATGGTAATGTGCCTGGCAACTTTGCCATGCAGTCAAGGTTTTTGCGGGAAAAAGCAGAATCATTACTGGAAGCGAGCGCGATATTAGACCGTATATCTCATGATTGCAGCGATAATAAATCCATTTCCTGGAAAAAAATTATTGAATTAATTGAGGTATATAAAATGACGCAACAACTTGAAGACGTATGGGTTAAGGAAATATTCACTCCCGATGAGCTGAAAGAATATGCACAATTTGAAACAGAGATGAAATCAAATTCAACACCGGAACAACAGGAAATATTTGAAAAGAACTGGTTTCATCTTGTGGAAGAATTCAAAAATCACCTGCATGATGATCCAGATTCGGCAACGGGTATTTATTTAGGGAAAAAATTGATG contains these protein-coding regions:
- a CDS encoding dodecin, which gives rise to MTNRTYQVVELVGTSEEGIEEAINNAIAQAARTHGKLDWYEVVGTRGFIEGNKTKYYQVQVKIGCHAH
- a CDS encoding tetratricopeptide repeat protein, producing the protein MNEKWFLFCFAGMLVLAWVVIYLALRRSGKLPFVLIPLISALAVLGYLQWGAWFSWREFTRAEARQQQVKALLSSIKSPDELIQKLRRHLDDNPDSARGWYLLGRLYASRNEWQQAHDAYKKALQLKPDDELTTINYVQTLWQMNHRRLDEEGRTLIERVLRKNPDQPDALTFLAMNAYLGGHFQEAIDYWQKLLSMVPEQSEVALGLRKAIAKAQQQL
- a CDS encoding heme lyase CcmF/NrfE family subunit; its protein translation is MLAELGLFALILALVFSCLLIFIPTLGLWRANRAWIAAAPSLAWGQFLFVAAAYLCLTASFLQNDFTVVYVLTNSSRSLPWFYKLCAVWGGHEGSMLLWVAILSLWMAAVSLCSKNLEEDIRVRVLVILGLLSVGFILFLLTTSNPFARQFQLLHTEGRDLNPLLQDPGFLFHPPMLYMGYVGFSVAFAFAIAALWLGRLESSWAKWTRPWTLAAWCCLTAGITLGSWWAYRELGWGGWWFWDPVENASFMPWLTGTALIHSLAVSEKRQQFMAWTLLLAIAAFSLSLIGTFLVRSGVLTSVHAFAVDPQRGLYILGFLLFVIGGSLTLFACRCQTLQRRENPAPVSRESALLLNNVFLAVAMLTVLMGTIYPLLIDGLGLGKLSVGAPYFNTVFVPLMIPLFLLMGFGIHLKWQKDDFGTVMKRLSAVLAVSVLLPMLLLFLLVGTIHFNVLTGLIVAFWIMLSTGKLVVSRSRQRGGLLALGQSFWGMVLAHCGVAATVIGIAVSTGYGIQDDVRLAPGGKAELAGYTIHFIGETALAGPNYHGTRAHFTINRGQRVRDIYPEKRIYNVGQMAMTESAIDVNPFRDIYIALGEPIGDTAWSVRLYFKPFVRWIWGGGFLILAGGLMALSDRRYYVKQRSVREHRDVEGT
- a CDS encoding MerR family transcriptional regulator, encoding MKQWYAKELAKLAQVSVRTLHHYDKIGLLKPGLRQSNNYRLYSEADLLKLQQIIALKFFGFELSQIKQLLARDGNVPGNFAMQSRFLREKAESLLEASAILDRISHDCSDNKSISWKKIIELIEVYKMTQQLEDVWVKEIFTPDELKEYAQFETEMKSNSTPEQQEIFEKNWFHLVEEFKNHLHDDPDSATGIYLGKKLMEWVNNLYGKKYAHLRTKKFEKGFGEGKGLEQHGLTPDIVAWMDKAMDAYLKQRTYDILANIGKISSASLMQNWSEFMDEVCGEQEDKKAEVVKIALRDEKISREAKEWLKTVFKL
- the ccmE gene encoding cytochrome c maturation protein CcmE, whose translation is MNPVRQRKIMVLIFMLSALAVVTALVMYALRQNISLFYTPTQLAAGEAAGQSLIRVGGMVVNGSIVRNSNDLSVRFQLTDFNKTIEVSYRGILPDLFREGQGIVALGTVTDNRHFTAREVLAKHDAEYMPPEVKDALAKSVKSGQKGG
- a CDS encoding cytochrome c-type biogenesis protein, encoding MKKGFACAVLLIVLLFSLPLQADSLYPFDNKKQEVQFNQLLKELRCLVCQNQDLADSNADLARDLKGQVYTLIKEGKSDSEISHYLTARYGDFILFKPPVKTITMLLWFGPLLFLLSGLMIFWRTCLRRVSNE
- a CDS encoding DsbE family thiol:disulfide interchange protein; this translates as MKLLRWRFIPLVLFVLMALFFWRGLSLDPKKLPSSRIGQALPAFQLPVLGEPDSSFTSEEMKGQVALLNVWASWCAACVDEQVFLLRLAREGVPIYGLNYKDDSQNAQRWLTEWGNPYRAIAEDKSGRVAIDLGVYGAPETFLVDKMGIIRYRHAGVLDETTWQKDVLPLVKQLKDES